In Oryza sativa Japonica Group chromosome 3, ASM3414082v1, one DNA window encodes the following:
- the LOC4331700 gene encoding uncharacterized protein, producing MDSPATNQSVEDKAPAIDPSERHPLEEDKASVMDLSGKGKALVVDPSDLGVCRTEVKIPASAVNPSGEGKAPMEKKKKKKTKTKMARFTQAQINNCMAFKEEMPDFDNMPSIIEILGDDLAKCSQEYIDELKAIDDSREEDKKFWIEMNRQIREEREGILNQYYTKGYAEYEVDDDEDEDEGNKGHARVAATSGRRRFRHGVALKKNQSGGGSIRKI from the coding sequence ATGGACTCTCCGGCGACGAATCAATCCGTGGAAGACAAAGCTCCAGCAATTGATCCTTCGGAAAGGCATCCCTTGGAGGAAGACAAAGCTTCGGTGATGGATCTTTCGGGCAAAGGTAAGGCCTTGGTGGTAGATCCTTCGGACCTAGGAGTATGTAGAACCGAAGTGAAAATCCCGGCGTCTGCGGTGAATCCCTCTGGCGAAGGCAAGGCGCcgatggagaagaagaagaagaagaagacgaagacgaagatgGCGCGATTTACCCAAGCGCAGATCAACAACTGCATGGCTTTCAAGGAAGAGATGCCCGACTTCGACAACATGCCGAGTATCATCGAGATCCTCGGCGACGACCTTGCCAAATGTTCGCAGGAATACATTGATGAGCTGAAGGCGATCGACGACAGCCGAGAGGAGGATAAGAAATTCTGGATAGAGATGAACCGCCAAATCCGCGAGGAACGGGAGGGCATCCTCAACCAGTACTACACCAAAGGCTACGCCGAgtacgaggtcgacgacgacgaagacgaagacgaaggcAATAAAGGTCATGCTCGAGTTGCTGCTACCTCCGGCAGGAGAAGGTTCCGTCACGGGGTCGCCCTGAAGAAGAACCAATCAGGAGGAGGAAGCATTAGAAAGATATGA